Proteins encoded together in one Hylaeus volcanicus isolate JK05 chromosome 3, UHH_iyHylVolc1.0_haploid, whole genome shotgun sequence window:
- the LOC128873850 gene encoding ras-related protein rab7, with translation MASRKKLLLKVVILGDSGVGKTSLMNQYVNKKFSNQYKATIGADFLTKEVMVDDRIVTMQIWDTAGQERFQSLGVAFYRGADCCVLVFDVSAPTSFKSLDSWRDEFLIQASPRDPDNFPFVVLGNKVDLESRAVSSKRAQQWCQSKNNIPYFETSAKEAINVEQAFQTIAKNALAQEGEVELYNEFPDQIKLTNDQRNNGKGDSCAC, from the exons ATGGCATCTCGTAAGAAACTGTTGCTGAAGGTTGTTATTCTGGGAGATTCAGGAGTTGGTAAAACTTCCCTGATGAATCAatacgtaaacaaaaaatttagcAATCAGTATAAAGCTACAATTGGAGCAGATTTTCTTACCAAAGAAGTTATGGTAGATGATAGGATAGTGACAATGCAG ATTTGGGATACAGCAGGCCAAGAAAGATTTCAGTCTCTTGGTGTGGCATTTTACAGAGGTGCGGATTGCTGTGTACTTGTGTTCGACGTCTCCGCCCCAACCAGCTTCAAATCTCTAGACTCGTGGagagatgaatttttaattcaggCTTCCCCTCGGGATCCAGACAACTTCCCGTTCGTTGTACTTGGGAATAAAGTTGATTTGGAATCCAGAGCg GTTTCTAGTAAGAGAGCACAACAATGGTGTCAATCtaagaataatattccatACTTTGAAACTAGTGCTAAAGAGGCCATTAATGTTGAACAAGCCTTTCAAACGATAGCAAAGAATGCTTTAGCTCAGGAAGGTGAA GTGGAATTGTATAACGAATTCCCTGACCAAATTAAGTTGACCAATGACCAAAGAAACAATGGCAAAGGTGATTCTTGTGCCTGCTAG